One genomic segment of Hordeum vulgare subsp. vulgare chromosome 2H, MorexV3_pseudomolecules_assembly, whole genome shotgun sequence includes these proteins:
- the LOC123427823 gene encoding uncharacterized protein LOC123427823: MAVRALGLAGRALLRPVASPGTQRLLSTDKNSLQGLTNGDPMSRLMQTQKQNDCIYRRFAENDFTGGGSRSGRLNMEITWTAAPRVKIDVLHTTPKEKETFVTVTGVKENRKSGPSAGCLEDRKGRSRLAQYAGEATGEHMGQSASTIGLKSVAVKVKGCSFYRKKKKVLFSFADRSRRERVRSSSPK; the protein is encoded by the exons ATGGCGGTGAGGGCACTTGGGCTCGCCGGCCGAGCGCTCCTGCGACCGGTTGCCTCACCGGGCACGCAACGGCTGCTGTCGACTGACAAG AACTCACTGCAGGGCCTTACGAACGGCGATCCGATGAGCCGCCTCATGCAAACACAGAAGCAGAATGACTGCATTTACCGTCGCTTTGCTGAAAACGATTTCACAGGCGGCGGTAGCAGGTCTGGCCGATTAAACATGGAAATAACATGGACAGCGGCTCCGCGAGTAAAGATAGATGTTCTACACACCACACCCAAGGAGAAAGAGACCTTTGTGACCGTGACGGGCGTCAAGGAGAACAGGAAGTCCGGTCCTTCTGCTGGATGCTTGGAGGATCGAAAAGGGCGGTCTCGGCTTGCTCAGTACGCCGGTGAAGCAACAGGGGAACACATGGGGCAATCCGCCAGCACGATTGGCCTCAAGTCGGTCGCTGTGAAAgtgaaaggatgttccttttacaggaagaagaagaaagtgcTCTTCAGCTTTGCGGACCGTTCCCGGCGTGAAAGAGTGAGGAGCTCTTCTCCTAAATAA